A portion of the Leptospira noumeaensis genome contains these proteins:
- a CDS encoding adenylate/guanylate cyclase domain-containing protein has translation MSKRIQKILNRLQLAHLTKGLSDESARALRVNATFQTIMFFIPTLLLPVIYFTEPPETHLISFASYLIFVLPLGYSRFLLYKGNYAMSAVFALLASNFHITILSLSQADDPAPLGFLLFAVIPFLMIPRQNIKLRWFFVSVSAFLFLSSQYYYRVMGGEGIFGPPKWVVPADFLMPPLILLVIFFILLINQFVKAVNRAEDKLISEHQKSESLLLNVLPLEVARELKQNGVSKPKHYSSATVCFTDFEGFTKIAETLSPTELVEELDRCFSYFDSLMERHKLEKLKTIGDSYMFVGGIPKTNLTHAIDSVLAALEIQAFMNQMKEIKTAQGLPYWQLRLGIHSGELIAGVIGDKKFAYDVWSDTVNTASRCESSGMTGKINISSSTYELVKDFFQCEYRGEVPAKHKGNIKMYFVEGLLPELQREGHPQVPNQEFVNRYKALGITT, from the coding sequence ATGTCCAAACGCATTCAAAAAATCCTAAACCGGTTACAACTTGCCCATCTAACGAAAGGGCTAAGTGATGAAAGTGCTCGTGCTTTGCGAGTGAATGCCACTTTTCAAACAATTATGTTTTTTATTCCCACGTTATTACTGCCGGTGATTTATTTTACGGAACCTCCCGAAACTCATTTAATCTCTTTTGCTTCTTATTTGATTTTTGTTTTACCATTAGGATATTCTCGTTTTCTTTTATATAAAGGAAATTATGCAATGAGTGCTGTTTTTGCACTACTTGCGAGTAATTTCCATATAACTATACTTAGTTTATCTCAGGCTGATGATCCAGCACCTCTAGGATTTTTACTTTTTGCAGTGATTCCTTTTTTAATGATTCCTAGGCAAAATATTAAACTCAGATGGTTCTTTGTGAGTGTATCTGCATTTTTATTTTTAAGTTCACAATACTACTATCGAGTGATGGGTGGAGAAGGTATTTTTGGTCCACCGAAGTGGGTTGTACCAGCGGATTTTTTAATGCCTCCACTCATATTACTTGTTATCTTTTTTATTCTTTTAATCAATCAGTTTGTAAAAGCAGTCAATCGGGCTGAAGACAAACTCATCTCAGAACACCAAAAGTCCGAAAGTTTATTACTCAATGTTCTACCATTGGAAGTTGCAAGAGAATTAAAACAAAATGGCGTGAGTAAACCAAAACATTATTCATCAGCAACAGTTTGTTTTACTGATTTTGAAGGGTTTACAAAAATTGCAGAGACATTGTCACCAACAGAACTTGTGGAAGAACTCGATCGTTGTTTTTCTTATTTTGATAGCCTTATGGAACGTCATAAACTCGAAAAATTAAAAACCATTGGTGATAGTTATATGTTTGTTGGTGGGATTCCCAAAACCAATCTTACACATGCCATCGATAGTGTTTTAGCAGCACTGGAAATCCAAGCATTTATGAACCAAATGAAGGAAATTAAAACCGCGCAAGGTTTACCCTATTGGCAACTCCGACTAGGAATTCATTCAGGGGAACTGATTGCGGGAGTGATTGGGGATAAAAAATTTGCTTACGATGTTTGGAGTGATACTGTGAATACTGCCAGTCGGTGTGAATCTTCTGGAATGACAGGAAAAATTAATATTTCCTCATCAACTTATGAACTGGTCAAAGATTTTTTCCAATGTGAGTATAGAGGGGAAGTTCCTGCTAAACATAAGGGGAATATAAAAATGTATTTTGTAGAAGGACTCCTTCCCGAATTACAAAGGGAAGGCCATCCGCAAGTTCCCAACCAAGAGTTTGTAAACAGGTACAAAGCTCTCGGAATTACAACTTAA
- a CDS encoding STAS domain-containing protein, with protein MSDKILVEEKGNAIRVRFMDQILDGNAPELREILAEILEKNVQEIYLDLEKVVIVSSLGISRLLSFKNKADEKKMTVKIVNIQDKLKETLKKLMLDQFFGL; from the coding sequence ATGAGTGATAAGATACTAGTCGAAGAAAAAGGAAATGCGATCCGTGTTCGTTTTATGGATCAAATTCTGGATGGGAATGCACCAGAACTCCGTGAAATTTTGGCAGAAATTTTAGAAAAGAACGTTCAAGAGATTTATTTAGACTTAGAGAAAGTGGTGATCGTGAGTTCCCTTGGGATTTCTCGTCTCCTCTCTTTCAAAAACAAAGCCGATGAAAAGAAAATGACAGTGAAGATTGTCAACATCCAAGACAAACTAAAAGAAACTTTGAAGAAGTTGATGTTGGATCAGTTTTTCGGCCTGTAA